From Etheostoma cragini isolate CJK2018 chromosome 10, CSU_Ecrag_1.0, whole genome shotgun sequence, the proteins below share one genomic window:
- the tmsb2 gene encoding thymosin beta produces the protein MSDKPDMTEIARFDKAKLKKTETKEKNPLPTKETIEQERKGDATP, from the exons ATGTCTGACAAGCCTGACATGACTGAGATTGCTCGTTTCGACAAGGCAAAGCTgaagaagacagaaacaaaagaaaaaaaccctCTGCCCACCAAAGAGA CCATCGAGCAAGAGAGGAAAGGCGATGCCACACCTTGA
- the syce3 gene encoding synaptonemal complex central element protein 3, protein MAESSSLPELPHNINDDVLELNKDLERIVEDVENISVQLTWMAYDLVALRTSPELGAAMDRLEEACHRCFAVVCGDQQQEPEMDMCPDSTATTPDHM, encoded by the exons ATGGCCGAGTCATCTTCGCTCCCCGAGCTTCCGCACAACATCAACGACGACGTGTTGGAGCTGAACAAGGATTTGGAGAGAATTGTTGAAGACGTTGAAAATATATCAG TGCAGCTGACTTGGATGGCTTATGACCTGGTGGCACTGAGGACCAGTCCTGAGCTGGGGGCCGCTATGGACAGACTGGAAGAAGCCTGTCATAGATGCTTTGCTGTTGTCTGTGGAGACCAACAACAGGAGCCAGAGATGGACATGTGTCCTGACTCTACTGCCACAACACCTGATCACATGTGA
- the LOC117951980 gene encoding protein Wnt-8a-like has product MVYSLFWLLPLFSKMGPGHAWVASNFLMTGPKAYLTYARSVQGGARAGIEECKHQFAWDRWNCPDSATQLKGLKRATRETSFIHAISAAGVMYTLTRNCSLGDLDNCGCDVSKNGKIGGRGWLWGGCSDNVDFGERISKQYVDAQETGQDSRAAVNLHNNEAGRLAVKATMKRICRCHGMSESCSVQTCWTQLSDFREIGNYLKIKHGQAQKLDIDKKRMRAGNSADNRGAIVDAFGGVAQTELIYLEDSPDYCRKNSSSGLYGTESRECVQHGEGLTQWERRSCRRLCHECGLRVEERRTEVVSSCNCKFHWCCTVKCADCSQVLVKHVCARREGPDGHGVKRKYREPKLEQK; this is encoded by the exons ATGGTCTATTCCTTATTTTGGCTCCTGCctcttttttccaaaatggGTCCGGGACATGCTTG GGTGGCAAGTAACTTTCTTATGACGGGACCCAAG GCCTATCTCACCTATGCAAGAAGCGTGCAGGGGGGCGCGCGGGCTGGGATTGAGGAGTGCAAACACCAGTTTGCTTGGGATAGATGGAACTGTCCGGACAGTGCAACTCAGCTCAAAGGACTAAAACGCG CCACCAGAGAGACTTCTTTCATCCACGCTATCAGTGCTGCGGGGGTCATGTACACTCTGACCAGGAACTGCAGTCTGGGAGACCTCGACAACTGCGGCTGTGATGTCTCCAAGAACGGAAAAATTG GCGGCCGTGGCTGGCTCTGGGGCGGCTGTAGTGATAACGTGGATTTCGGAGAGAGGATTTCCAAACAGTACGTGGATGCGCAAGAGACCGGTCAGGACTCCAGGGCTGCTGTCAACCTGCACAACAACGAGGCAGGGCGGCTG GCCGTAAAGGCAACAATGAAGCGCATCTGTAGATGCCATGGCATGTCTGAGAGCTGCAGCGTTCAAACCTGCTGGACACAGCTGTCAGATTTCAGAGAAATCGGCAACTACTTGAAGATCAAGCACGGTCAAGCTCAAAAACTGGACATCGACAAAAAGCGAATGCGGGCTGGCAACAGCGCGGATAATCGAGGTGCCATCGTGGACGCGTTTGGCGGCGTCGCCCAGACAGAGCTCATCTACCTGGAGGACTCCCCGGACTACTGCAGGAAGAACTCCAGCTCGGGTCTTTATGGCACCGAGAGCCGGGAGTGCGTGCAGCACGGAGAGGGTTTAACCCAGTGGGAGAGGCGTAGCTGCCGCAGGTTGTGTCATGAATGCGGACTGAGGGTGGAAGAGAGGCGCACGGAGGTGGTAAGCAGCTGCAACTGCAAGTTCCACTGGTGCTGCACAGTGAAGTGTGCGGACTGCTCTCAGGTTCTAGTCAAGCACGTGTGCGCCAGGAGGGAAGGTCCTGACGGGCACGGCGTCAAACGGAAATACCGGGAGCCCAAGTTAGAACAAAAATAG
- the LOC117951981 gene encoding protein Wnt-8a-like — protein MGPLHLLPAMVLAMCCQAQFALAWTVNNFLMTGPKAFLTYAGSVQEGAQSGIYECKHQFAWERWNCPENTLQLSTHNGLRSATRETAFVHAISAAGVMYTLTKNCSMGDFDNCGCDDSRIGQTGGRGWIWGGCSDNVAFGEKISKQFVDALEGGHDSRASVNLHNNEAGRLAIKATMRRACKCHGVSGSCSIQTCWMQLADFREVGNYLKMKHERAKKLEMDKNPVRAGNSADYRGAIAQAFRSIARTELIYLEDSPDYCVKNHSLGFQGTEGRECLKGDKSMSQWERKSCRRLCYGCGLRVVEKRIEVVSSCNCKFHWCCTVKCDKCTKVVTKYYCARKEGRRTPQKKTKRRHHARRH, from the exons ATGGGACCTCTGCATCTCCTCCCAGCCATGGTCCTCGCCATGTGCTGTCAGGCTCAGTTTGCATTAGCTTG GACGGTGAATAATTTCCTCATGACTGGCCCTAAG GCTTTTCTAACCTATGCCGGTAGTGTGCAAGAGGGCGCACAGAGTGGAATATATGAGTGTAAACACCAGTTCGCGTGGGAGAGGTGGAACTGCCCAGAAAACACGCTCCAATTATCCACACACAACGGCCTTCGAAGTG CCACAAGAGAGACGGCTTTTGTCCATGCCATCAGCGCGGCCGGAGTGATGTACACGCTCACCAAGAACTGTAGTATGGGAGACTTTGACAACTGCGGCTGTGATGACTCCAGAATTGGACAGACAG GTGGTAGAGGGTGGATCTGGGGAGGCTGCAGTGATAATGTGGCGTTTGGAGAGAAGATCTCCAAACAGTTTGTGGACGCGCTGGAAGGTGGACATGACTCGCGCGCATCAGTCAACCTACATAACAACGAGGCAGGCAGACTG GCGATCAAAGCTACAATGAGGAGAGCCTGCAAGTGTCACGGAGTGTCTGGGAGCTGCAGTATCCAGACCTGCTGGATGCAGCTGGCCGACTTCCGAGAGGTGGGCAACTACCTGAAAATGAAGCACGAACGTGCAAAGAAACTTGAGATGGACAAGAACCCAGTGAGAGCCGGGAACAGCGCGGACTACCGAGGAGCCATAGCGCAAGCTTTTCGAAGCATTGCTCGTACAGAGCTTATCTACCTGGAGGATTCCCCGGATTACTGCGTCAAGAACCACAGCCTGGGATTTCAAGGCACCGAGGGACGGGAGTGTCTGAAAGGTGACAAGAGCATGTCCcagtgggagagaaagagctgCCGCCGGCTGTGCTATGGATGCGGCCTCAGAGTGGTGGAGAAGCGCATTGAGGTTGTCAGCAGCTGTAACTGCAAATTCCACTGGTGCTGCACAGTCAAGTGTGACAAATGCACGAAGGTGGTTACTAAATATTACTGTGCGCGTAAAGAAGGTAGGAGAACCCCACAGAAAAAAACCAAGCGCAGACACCACGCACGCCGGCACTGA
- the lcp2b gene encoding lymphocyte cytosolic protein 2 isoform X1, whose protein sequence is MGWNPQSLADYMRRLKLSGCDTFVTKGSITGAQFMVRMWTLESLTLIYYSKILGAVDFLLFLFIEIYILQQMTAHELQGFPSLYVPIITKTQSEINKGEQKRALGHTLKAQKYPKQVFVKKEEVWDSDEFDNDSEDDYEGPHQEEGEDRYICALNEPQTADQRDSDKTYEENYERPYSEDIKKPIPAPRGATLQDNPVNEPIPAERTSKPPHPRPPRMTPRRPLKAPAIQPSLHINRSKMPGQCGPSQTDLTKPKGSAVKAPGVPRPTDVANRTSKLIPGPPVPTQPVKHNNSIPGPSEGLDPSWYVGKVTRHQAEVAVREANKDGAFVIRDSSQGAVEHPYTLMLLKQGKVYNIMIRNQGNSYSLGTGLKNIKNFPGVKEMITHHTHTPLLLIDATDQSSEAQSQCCLLHPAGLTLTDQQA, encoded by the exons ATGGGATGGAATCCCCAAAGTCTAGCTGACTACATGAGGAGG CTTAAGTTATCTGGCTGCGACACATTTGTGACAAAGGGCAGCATAACTGGAGCACAGTTCATGGTAAGAATGTGGACTCTGGAGTCATTAACACTTATCTACTATTCCAAAATACTCGGAGCAGTGGATTTTCTATTGTTCCTTTTCATTGAAATCTACATCCTCCAGCAAATGACTGCGCATGAACTTCAAGGGTTCCCCAGCCTTTATGTCCC AATAATTACTAAGACCCAAAGTGAAATCAACAAGGGGGAACAGAAGAGGGCCTTGGGTCATAC ATTAAAGGCACAAAAGTACCCAAAACAAG TATTTGTAAAGAAGGAAGAAGTTTGGGACTCTGATGAGTTT GACAATGACAGTGAGGACGACTATGAAGGTCCACACCAGGAGGAAGGGGAAGACAGATACATCTGTGCTCTGAACGAGCCACAAACAGCTGACCAACGAGACAGTGACAAGACCTATGAAGAGAACTACGAGAGGCCTTACTCTGAGGACATAAAGAAGCCAATCCCAGCTCCAAGAGGGGCTACACTTCAGGACA ATCCGGTTAATGAGCCAATCCCTGCTGAAAGGACCTCAAAACCTCCACACCCCCGCCCACCAAGAATGACACCTCGGAGACCTCTTAAAGCACCAG CCATCCAACCCAGTCTGCATATCAACAGGAGCAAGATGCCTGGGCAATGTGGCCCATCCCAGACAGACCTTACGAAACCAA AGGGCAGCGCTGTCAAGGCTCCTGGAGTTCCCAGACCTACAGATGTAGCCAACAG AACATCTAAACTCATTCCAGGTCCTCCAGTACCAACACAGCCTGTTAAGCATAACAATTCAATACCAGGACCAAGTGAG GGTTTGGATCCCAGCTGGTATGTAGGAAAGGTGACCAGACATCAAGCTGAAGTTGCAGTCAGAGAAGCAAACAAG GATGGGGCATTTGTGATAAGGGACAGCTCACAAGGCGCAGTTGAGCACCCCTACACCCTGATGTTGTTGAAACAAGGCAAGGTTTACAACATTATGATCCGTAACCAAGGCAACTCCTACTCCCTCGGCACTGGCCTCAAAAACATCAAG AATTTCCCCGGGGTGAAGGAGATGATtacccaccacacacacaccccactgCTGCTCATTGATGCCACAGACCAGAGCTCTGAAGCGCAAAGCCAGTGTTGCCTGCTGCACCCTGCGGGACTGACTCTGACTGACCAACAAGCTTAA
- the lcp2b gene encoding lymphocyte cytosolic protein 2 isoform X2: MSSNGAPSKVEVMGWNPQSLADYMRRLKLSGCDTFVTKGSITGAQFMQMTAHELQGFPSLYVPIITKTQSEINKGEQKRALGHTLKAQKYPKQVFVKKEEVWDSDEFDNDSEDDYEGPHQEEGEDRYICALNEPQTADQRDSDKTYEENYERPYSEDIKKPIPAPRGATLQDNPVNEPIPAERTSKPPHPRPPRMTPRRPLKAPAIQPSLHINRSKMPGQCGPSQTDLTKPKGSAVKAPGVPRPTDVANRTSKLIPGPPVPTQPVKHNNSIPGPSEGLDPSWYVGKVTRHQAEVAVREANKDGAFVIRDSSQGAVEHPYTLMLLKQGKVYNIMIRNQGNSYSLGTGLKNIKNFPGVKEMITHHTHTPLLLIDATDQSSEAQSQCCLLHPAGLTLTDQQA, from the exons ATGAGTTCAAACGGCGCTCCCTCCAAAGTGGAAGTGATGGGATGGAATCCCCAAAGTCTAGCTGACTACATGAGGAGG CTTAAGTTATCTGGCTGCGACACATTTGTGACAAAGGGCAGCATAACTGGAGCACAGTTCATG CAAATGACTGCGCATGAACTTCAAGGGTTCCCCAGCCTTTATGTCCC AATAATTACTAAGACCCAAAGTGAAATCAACAAGGGGGAACAGAAGAGGGCCTTGGGTCATAC ATTAAAGGCACAAAAGTACCCAAAACAAG TATTTGTAAAGAAGGAAGAAGTTTGGGACTCTGATGAGTTT GACAATGACAGTGAGGACGACTATGAAGGTCCACACCAGGAGGAAGGGGAAGACAGATACATCTGTGCTCTGAACGAGCCACAAACAGCTGACCAACGAGACAGTGACAAGACCTATGAAGAGAACTACGAGAGGCCTTACTCTGAGGACATAAAGAAGCCAATCCCAGCTCCAAGAGGGGCTACACTTCAGGACA ATCCGGTTAATGAGCCAATCCCTGCTGAAAGGACCTCAAAACCTCCACACCCCCGCCCACCAAGAATGACACCTCGGAGACCTCTTAAAGCACCAG CCATCCAACCCAGTCTGCATATCAACAGGAGCAAGATGCCTGGGCAATGTGGCCCATCCCAGACAGACCTTACGAAACCAA AGGGCAGCGCTGTCAAGGCTCCTGGAGTTCCCAGACCTACAGATGTAGCCAACAG AACATCTAAACTCATTCCAGGTCCTCCAGTACCAACACAGCCTGTTAAGCATAACAATTCAATACCAGGACCAAGTGAG GGTTTGGATCCCAGCTGGTATGTAGGAAAGGTGACCAGACATCAAGCTGAAGTTGCAGTCAGAGAAGCAAACAAG GATGGGGCATTTGTGATAAGGGACAGCTCACAAGGCGCAGTTGAGCACCCCTACACCCTGATGTTGTTGAAACAAGGCAAGGTTTACAACATTATGATCCGTAACCAAGGCAACTCCTACTCCCTCGGCACTGGCCTCAAAAACATCAAG AATTTCCCCGGGGTGAAGGAGATGATtacccaccacacacacaccccactgCTGCTCATTGATGCCACAGACCAGAGCTCTGAAGCGCAAAGCCAGTGTTGCCTGCTGCACCCTGCGGGACTGACTCTGACTGACCAACAAGCTTAA